A section of the Malus sylvestris chromosome 17, drMalSylv7.2, whole genome shotgun sequence genome encodes:
- the LOC126611855 gene encoding uncharacterized protein LOC126611855: MDSLISTKESNGNFTTKSAYFVARTCHGLGGEESTGSTPNEDKKFMWKALWRAKVPGKVKLCVWRGCMNAIPSMVNLKTRRVILEDICGFCHKEAETVEHALLQCPRSAAIWFGSPLGIHTFQGIEDGFSGWLINMAKQVSSESFELLLVLVWSVWKVRNDVLWNEIVCSPMDVHLKAQTWLAEFKKWNVAKAPAVLVREVNWKHPDFGWIKCNFDAAWEENSACGGCGVVIRNATGGFMAALVSREKGIGLAMHAEAAAAKTAAMFLQQWSEAKVHLDGDALLVVAAIQNKGSALHGHLGNLFQDTRRLLQRFEHWRVSFGPRESNRVAHRLARWSLMLNHPISWFEEPPDVINDLLIEDSLQI, encoded by the coding sequence ATGGATTCATTGATCTCGACTAAAGAGTCGAACGGTAATTTTACAACGAAGAGTGCTTATTTTGTGGCACGTACTTGTCATGGGTTGGGTGGAGAGGAGTCGACTGGTTCCACACCAAATGAGGACAAGAAATTTATGTGGAAAGCTTTGTGGCGTGCAAAGGTACCGGGGAAAGTTAAACTTTGTGTTTGGCGGGGGTGTATGAATGCTATTCCATCGATGGTGAATTTGAAGACTCGTCGTGTTATTCTGGAGGATATTTGTGGTTTTTGTCATAAAGAGGCCGAAACAGTTGAGCATGCTTTGTTGCAATGCCCACGTTCAGCTGCCATTTGGTTTGGTAGTCCTTTGGGTATTCACACATTTCAGGGGATTGAGGATGGTTTCAGTGGGTGGTTGATTAATATGGCTAAACAGGTTTCTTCGGAAAGTTTTGAATTGCTTCTGGTGTTAGTGTGGAGTGTGTGGAAGGTTCGCAATGATGTGTTATGGAACGAAATTGTTTGTTCTCCAATGGATGTTCATCTTAAAGCTCAGACGTGGTTAGCAGAATTTAAGAAATGGAATGTAGCTAAAGCACCGGCGGTCTTGGTTCGGGAGGTTAACTGGAAACATCCAGATTTTGGGTGGATAAAGTGTAATTTTGATGCGGCTTGGGAGGAGAATAGTGCATGCGGAGGCTGTGGGGTTGTAATTCGTAACGCAACAGGGGGTTTCATGGCTGCTCTAGTGAGTAGGGAGAAGGGTATTGGCTTGGCAATGCATGCTGAAGCTGCTGCAGCAAAGACAGCAGCTATGTTTCTGCAGCAATGGAGTGAGGCTAAGGTTCATTTAGATGGTGATGCGTTATTGGTGGTTGCTGCTATTCAGAATAAAGGATCGGCATTACACGGTCATCTGGGGAACCTGTTTCAGGACACAAGACGGCTTTTGCAGCGTTTTGAGCATTGGAGGGTTTCTTTCGGACCGAGAGAGTCCAATAGAGTGGCACATCGTCTTGCAAGGTGGAGTCTTATGCTAAATCATCCTATTTCCTGGTTCGAAGAACCTCCTGATGTTATTAATGATTTGTTAATTGAGGATAGCCTTCAAATTTAA